In Vitis vinifera cultivar Pinot Noir 40024 chromosome 11, ASM3070453v1, a genomic segment contains:
- the LOC100251539 gene encoding cytochrome P450 CYP73A100, which produces MAHLLNKPVFFSTLLTIILLSSTRLLASYLSISPPLIASFLPLAPLILYLFYSISKRSASLPPGPLSIPLFGNWLQVGNDLNHQLLASMAQKYGPVFLLKLGSKNLAVVSDPELASQVLHTQGVEFGSRPRNVVFDIFTGNGQDMVFTVYGDHWRKMRRIMTLPFFTNKVVHHYSEMWEEEMELVVDDLRNKESVKSEGLVIRKRLQLMLYNIMYRMMFDSKFESQEDPLFIQATRFNSERSRLAQSFDYNYGDFIPFLRPFLRGYLNKCRELQSRRLAFFNNYFVEKRREIMAANGEKHKIRCAIDHIIDAQLKGEISEANVLYIVENINVAAIETTLWSMEWAIAELVNHPHVQCKIRDEITTILQGDAVTESNLHQLPYLQATVKETLRLHAPIPLLVPHMNLEEAKLGGYTIPKESKVVVNAWWLANNPSWWKNPEEFRPERFLEEESGTDAVAGGKVDFRFLPFGVGRRSCPGIILALPILALVIAKLVMNFEMRPPIGVEKIDVSEKGGQFSLHIANHSTVAFTPIAA; this is translated from the exons ATGGCCCATCTTCTCAATAAGCCCgtatttttcagtactcttcTCACAATCATTCTCCTCTCATCCACTAGGTTGTTGGCCTCCTACTTGTCCATTTCTCCCCCCCTTATAGCTAGTTTTCTCCCTTTGGCTCCTCTAATTCTATACCTTTTCTACTCAATTTCCAAGCGCTCCGCCTCCCTCCCTCCAGGGCCTCTCTCCATACCACTATTTGGCAATTGGCTCCAAGTTGGGAATGACCTGAACCACCAGCTATTGGCCTCCATGGCACAAAAGTATGGTCCGGTTTTCCTACTAAAACTTGGGTCAAAAAACTTGGCAGTGGTGTCGGATCCTGAGTTGGCTAGCCAGGTGCTGCACACACAAGGTGTGGAGTTTGGATCCCGGCCGCGGAATGTGGTGTTTGATATTTTCACGGGGAACGGGCAGGACATGGTGTTCACCGTCTACGGCGACCACTGGCGGAAAATGCGTCGGATTATGACACTTCCATTCTTCACTAACAAGGTGGTGCACCACTACAGTGAAATGTGGGAGGAGGAAATGGAGCTAGTGGTTGATGACCTGAGGAACAAGGAGAGTGTGAAGAGTGAAGGCCTGGTTATCAGGAAGCGTCTGCAGTTGATGCTGTACAATATCATGTACCGGATGATGTTCGATTCCAAGTTTGAGTCTCAAGAGGATCCGCTGTTCATACAGGCAACGCGGTTTAACTCTGAAAGAAGCCGGTTGGCTCAGAGTTTTGATTACAACTATGGAGACTTCATTCCTTTCCTTAGGCCATTTTTGAGAGGTTACTTGAACAAGTGCAGGGAGCTGCAGAGCAGAAGGCTTGCATTTTTCAACAACTACTTTGTTGAGAAAAGAAG GGAAATAATGGCTGCTAATGGAGAGAAGCACAAGATCAGGTGTGccattgatcacataatagatGCTCAACTCAAGGGAGAAATCAGTGAAGCAAATGTGCTTTACATTGTGGAGAACATAAATGTTGCAGCTATAGAGACCACTCTGTGGTCCATGGAATGGGCCATTGCTGAACTGGTTAACCATCCACATGTCCAATGCAAAATTCGGGATGAAATCACCACCATCCTCCAGGGGGATGCAGTCACTGAATCCAACCTCCACCAACTTCCATACCTACAGGCCACAGTGAAGGAGACCCTCAGGTTACACGCACCAATTCCCCTCCTCGTACCTCATATGAACCTTGAAGAAGCTAAGCTTGGTGGTTATACCATCCCTAAAGAGTCCAAGGTGGTGGTTAATGCCTGGTGGCTGGCCAACAACCCCAGTTGGTGGAAGAATCCTGAGGAGTTCCGCCCAGAGCGCTTCCTGGAAGAGGAGTCTGGCACAGACGCTGTTGCAGGTGGGAAGGTTGATTTTCGCTTCTTGCCATTTGGGGTGGGTAGGAGGAGTTGTCCAGGGATCATACTCGCCCTTCCCATCCTAGCACTTGTGATCGCCAAATTGGTCATGAACTTTGAAATGAGGCCTCCAATCGGGGTGGAGAAGATTGACGTGTCCGAAAAAGGAGGCCAATTTAGCCTGCACATCGCCAACCATTCTACAGTCGCTTTCACTCCAATCGCCGCATAG